One Cyprinus carpio isolate SPL01 unplaced genomic scaffold, ASM1834038v1 S000006701, whole genome shotgun sequence DNA window includes the following coding sequences:
- the LOC109104206 gene encoding alpha-2-macroglobulin-P isoform X1 (The sequence of the model RefSeq protein was modified relative to this genomic sequence to represent the inferred CDS: added 109 bases not found in genome assembly), translated as MDLNVSCCWKWLLLVSFLIVSVNGQTSGPYFMVTFPAVIESGSEAKLCASLLKPNESLVMNIYLVHGDQSTLLLQEKAEEEFHRCFNFKAPLVKAESVQRMKVELHGESFKMTEERKVMFRPYNPLTFIQTDKPIYNPGQTVSFRVVTVDTNFAPLDQQYGSIVLEDSQENRIGQWTNVSSTRWILQRSYELNPEAHQGVYRLRAYIGERMISYEFEVKKYVLPKFEVTVQSPDKVSVDEEELIIEVCGKYTYGQPVPGKSWVKVCRNVLHYVLTLESNTICLEETTEIKKTGCAIHTLDASAFFNSTLKYNLQNSLQVEAMVTEEETEITMKKYKSVSLTFEIGKVTLIDLPKTYEHGSVIEGKIKLSNFKDAPIQNKVVYLFEGETWSSKLLLNLTTDSDGFASFSLNTSSLPERDINLMASVYPELHHYGHKTPYISKDKKTVQLFQAATPYTPTLSELIIENIEQPLQCDAEFTLTIKYYFIGETAEDFKTDIVYMVLSRGVILHHGSEKVEVKTSNGAGSGTVSFKLSVGADLAPAVQILAYCVLPSENVAAGSTKFDVEKCFSNKVSLQFSPAKAVPGEKNTLQLSAQPGSLCGLSAVDQSVLIMESGKRLDTEKIFNLLPVQSVSDYPQGVEDEQECLHVRSRRALSTDNAYGSLKRVGLKMATNLAVPIPQCLSYRGLTYFRYQVFHPPVSMPVAVMYLLADGDFGTSSRDSPAVTIRTVFPETWIWELAEVGDSGSTQVPVTVPDTITSWETEAFCLSSKGLGLAPPAQLTVFQPFFLELSLSYSIIRGEIFELKATVFNYLSKCIMVKVTPAPSSDYTLKASADDQYSSCLCANGRKTFKWILTPSVLGVMNITVSAEAEASQTVCDNEIVSVPERGRIDTVTRSLLVQAEGTEKTETYSWLFCPKGDSLSEEVNLTLPKDVIEGSARSSVSVIGDILGRALRNLNGLLRMPYGCGEQNMAVLSPNIYILQYLENTEQLTSAIREKATGFLKSGYQRQLNYKHYDGSYSTFGYGDGNTWLTAFVLRSFGKAQKYIFIDPQIIQSAKDWLISRRDSDGCFMQQGRLFNNRMKGGVNDNVTMTAYITASLLELETPVTDPVVSKGLSCLRSIIENVENTYTTALLAYTFSLARDMDTQQQLFKKLEDVAISDGSHLHWSQSASADDSDSLEVEISSYVLLAVLTADSLTTADLGFANRIVSWLVKQQNAYGGFSSTQDTVVALQALSLYATKVFSSDGSSTVTVQSAGDTHLFDVNQDNKLLYQEKQLQNIPAKYSIEVKGSTCVSVQVAQFYNIPTPTEDKTLRIDAKLEGDCKTLGQTFILKFTVKYHGLQERTNMVIVDIKLLSGFTADTSMIQTSSGRYASLVERVDAKDDHVIMYLKEIPKNIPMNYQIQMKQVLPVKNLQPAVVKVYDYYQTSDQSETEYSFHCQ; from the exons ATGGATCTGAATGTTAGCTGCTGTTGGAAATGGCTCCTTCTGGTCTCTTTCCTCATTGTCAGTGTGAATGGACAAACATCAGGGCC ATATTTCATGGTGACGTTTCCTGCAGTGATCGAGTCGGGATCTGAGGCCAAACTGTGTGCAAGTCTTCTCAAGCCCAATGAAAGCCTTGTCATGAACATTTATCTGGTTCATGGTGACCAGAGCACTTTACTGCTACAGGAGAAAGCTGAAGAAGAGTTTCACAGATGCTTTAACTTCAAG GCTCCTCTGGTAAAAGCAGAATCAGTGCAGAGAATGAAGGTAGAACTTCACGGAGAGTCTTTCAAGATGACTGAAGAGAGAAAAGTCATGTTCAGACCTTACAATCCTCTGACCTTTATCCAGACTGATAAACCCATCTATAATCCAGGACAGACAG TGAGCTTCAGAGTTGTTACCGTGGATACAAACTTTGCACCACTTGATCAGCAG TATGGTTCAATCGTGCTTGAG GACAGTCAAGAGAACAGAATTGGTCAGTGGACAAATGTTTCTTCAACAAGGTGGATTTTGCAGCGTTCTTATGAATTAAACCCAGAGGCCCATCAAGGTGTGTACAGACTCAGGGCTTATATTGGTGAAAGGATGATCTCATATGAATTTGAGGTGAAAAAATACG TTTTGCCTAAGTTTGAAGTTACTGTGCAAAGTCCAGATAAAGTGAGTGTTGATGAAGAAGAACTGATCATTGAGGTTTGTGGAAA ATACACTTACGGGCAGCCTGTACCTGGTAAATCATGGGTGAAAGTGTGCCGTAATGTTCTGCACTACGTTCTTACCCTTGAAAGCAATACAATATGTTTAGAGGAAACCACTGAG ATAAAAAAGACAGGCTGTGCCATCCATACCTTAGATGCATCAGCCTTTTTCAACTCCACACTAAAGTATAATCTGCAGAATTCTCTTCAAGTTGAAGCAATGGTTACAGAAGAAGAAACAG AGATCaccatgaaaaaatataaatctgtGTCCCTGACTTTTGAAATTGGCAAAGTCACACTCATTGACCTGCCCAAAACATATGAACATGGATCAGTTATTGAAGGAAAA ATCAAACTCTCAAATTTCAAAGATGCACCAATTCAAAACAAAGTGGTTTATCTTTTTGAGGGTGAAACTTGGTCCTCAAAACTGCTCCTAAATCTCACAACAGACAGCGATGGATTCGCCAGTTTCTCTCTTAATACATCTAGTCTTCCTGAAAGGGATATTAATCTGATG gcAAGTGTGTATCCAGAGCTTCATCATTATGGTCACAAAACACCTTACATCTCTAAGGATAAAAAAACAGTTCAGCTTTTCCAGGCTGCCACTCCATACACCCCAACATTAAGTGAACTGATTATAGAGAATATTGAGCAACCATTACAGTGTGATGCTGAGTTTACATTAACcattaagtattattttattggaGAGACTGCTGAAGACTTCAAAACTGACATTGTTTATATG GTCTTGTCCAGAGGAGTGATCCTTCATCACGGATCTGAGAAGGTTGAAGTGAAGACATCTAATGGAGCAGGAAGTGGCACAGTGTCGTTCAAACTGTCTGTTGGTGCAGATCTGGCTCCTGCAGTGCAGATTCTGGCCTACTGTGTTCTGCCAAGTGAAAATGTTGCTGCTGGTAGCACAAAATTTgatgttgaaaaatgtttcagtaaCAAG GTTTCACTACAGTTTTCTCCTGCTAAAGCGGTTCCTGGTGAGAAAAACACTCTCCAGCTCTCAGCTCAGCCTGGTTCACTGTGCGGCCTCAGTGCTGTAGATCAGAGCGTCCTGATCATGGAGTCAGGAAAACGTCTGGATACTGAAAAG ATCTTTAACCTGCTTCCAGTGCAATCGGTGTCAGATTATCCTCAGGGTGTTGAAGATGAGCAGGAGTGTCTGCATGTGAGATCCCGTCGAGCTCTGTCAACAGACAACGCCTATGGATCCTTAAAG AGAGTTGGATTGAAGATGGCAACAAATTTGGCTGTGCCAATCCCTCAGTGTCTGTCATACAGAGGCCTGACTTATTTCAGATACCAAG tgtttcatcCTCCTGTTTCAATGCCAGTGGCAGTGATGTATTTACTAGCCGATGGTGATTTTGGTACATCTAGCAGAGATTCCCCAGCAGTGACGATACGGACAGTTTTTCCAGAAACATGGATCTGGGAACTTGCTGAAGTGGG GGACTCTGGATCAACTCAGGTTCCTGTCACGGTTCCTGACACAATCACCTCTTGGGAGACGGAGGCCTTCTGTCTGTCCTCCAAAGGTCTGggtctggctcctcctgctcagCTGACAGTTTTTCAGCCCTTCTTCCTGGAGCTCTCTCTGTCTTACTCCATCATCCGCGGGGAGATCtttgagctgaaggccactgtcttCAACTATCTGTCCAAGTGCATCATG gttaAAGTGACTCCAGCTCCTTCCTCAGACTACACTCTCAAAGCCTCTGCCGATGATCAGTATTCATCCTGTCTGTGTGCTAATGGAAGAAAAACCTTTAAATGGATCCTCACTCCTTCTGTTCTTG GAGTCATGAATATTACAGTCAGTGCAGAGGCAGAGGCATCCCAGACTGTGTGTGACAATGAGATTGTGAGCGTGCCAGAGAGAGGACGCATTGACACAGTCACACGAAGTCTGCTTGTGCAG GCTGAAGGAACTGAAAAGACAGAGACCTACAGCTGGTTATTCTGTCCAAAGG GCGACAGTCTCTCAGAGGAAGTGAATCTGACTCTTCCTAAAGATGTGATAGAGGGATCAGCCAGATCCTCTGTTTCAGTCATTG GAGACATATTGGGTCGTGCACTGAGGAATCTTAACGGATTATTACGGATGCCATACGGCTGTGGAGAACAAAACATGGCTGTTCTTTCTCCCAATATTTACATTCTGCAGTATCTGGAAAACACGGAGCAGCTCACCTCAGCCATCCGAGAGAAAGCCACCGGCTTCCTTAAGAGCG GATACCAGAGACAACTGAACTACAAGCATTATGATGGTTCATACAGCACATTTGGTTATGGTGATGGAAATACAtg GTTAACTGCCTTTGTCCTGAGGTCTTTTGGCAAAGCacagaaatacatatttattgaTCCACAAATTATTCAGAGCGCAAAGGATTGGTTAATAAGCAGACGGGACTCGGACGGCTGTTTTATGCAACAGGGAAGACTGTTCAACAACAGAATgaag ggtggagtaaatgataatgtGACCATGACTGCCTACATTACTGCATCATTGCTTGAACTGGAAACTCCAGTCACA GATCCTGTCGTCTCTAAAGGTTTGTCTTGCTTGAGGTCCATCATTGAAAATGTCGAAAACACTTACACCACTGCTCTGCTCGCCTACACTTTCAGTCTGGCTAGAGACATGGACACTCAACAGCAGCTTTTCAAGAAACTGGAGGATGTTGCTATTTCAGACG GGTCTCATCTCCACTGGTCTCAGTCTGCATCTGCTGATGACTCTGATTCTCTGGAAGTGGAGATCAGCTCATATGTGCTGCTAGCTGTTCTCACTGCAGATTCACTCACTACAGCTGATCTGGGCTTTGCTAACAGGATTGTCAGCTGGCTCGTGAAGCAGCAGAATGCCTATGGAGGATTCTCCTCCACACAG GACACAGTGGTGGCTCTTCAGGCTCTGTCTTTGTACGCCACTAAAGTGTTCAGCTCTGACGGCTCCAGCACAGTGACTGTACAGTCAGCAGGAGACACTCACCTCTTTGATGTCAATCAGGACAACAAGTTACTGTATCAGGAGAAGCAGCTGCAGAACATTCCAGCCAAATACAGCATTGAAGTGAAGGGCTCGACCTGTGTGTCTGTGCAG GTGGCTCAGTTCTACAACATTCCCACTCCCACTGAAGATAAAACATTGAGAATTGATGCTAAGCTTGAGGGAGACTGCAAAACATTGGGACAAACTTTCATCTTGAAATTCACTGTCAA ATATCATGGTCTACAGGAAAGGACTAACATGGTCATTGTGGATATTAAACTCTTGTCTGGATTCACGGCTGATACATCAATG ATCCAAACTTCTTCTGGAAGGTATGCATCACTTGTGGAGCGGGTCGATGCTAAAGATGATCATGTCATCATGTATTTGAAAGAG ATCCCAAAAAATATTCCAATGAATTACCAGATACAAAT
- the LOC109104206 gene encoding alpha-2-macroglobulin-P isoform X2 (The sequence of the model RefSeq protein was modified relative to this genomic sequence to represent the inferred CDS: added 109 bases not found in genome assembly) codes for MDLNVSCCWKWLLLVSFLIVSVNGQTSGPYFMVTFPAVIESGSEAKLCASLLKPNESLVMNIYLVHGDQSTLLLQEKAEEEFHRCFNFQAPLVKAESVQRMKVELHGESFKMTEERKVMFRPYNPLTFIQTDKPIYNPGQTVSFRVVTVDTNFAPLDQQYGSIVLEDSQENRIGQWTNVSSTRWILQRSYELNPEAHQGVYRLRAYIGERMISYEFEVKKYVLPKFEVTVQSPDKVSVDEEELIIEVCGKYTYGQPVPGKSWVKVCRNVLHYVLTLESNTICLEETTEIKKTGCAIHTLDASAFFNSTLKYNLQNSLQVEAMVTEEETEITMKKYKSVSLTFEIGKVTLIDLPKTYEHGSVIEGKIKLSNFKDAPIQNKVVYLFEGETWSSKLLLNLTTDSDGFASFSLNTSSLPERDINLMASVYPELHHYGHKTPYISKDKKTVQLFQAATPYTPTLSELIIENIEQPLQCDAEFTLTIKYYFIGETAEDFKTDIVYMVLSRGVILHHGSEKVEVKTSNGAGSGTVSFKLSVGADLAPAVQILAYCVLPSENVAAGSTKFDVEKCFSNKVSLQFSPAKAVPGEKNTLQLSAQPGSLCGLSAVDQSVLIMESGKRLDTEKIFNLLPVQSVSDYPQGVEDEQECLHVRSRRALSTDNAYGSLKRVGLKMATNLAVPIPQCLSYRGLTYFRYQVFHPPVSMPVAVMYLLADGDFGTSSRDSPAVTIRTVFPETWIWELAEVGDSGSTQVPVTVPDTITSWETEAFCLSSKGLGLAPPAQLTVFQPFFLELSLSYSIIRGEIFELKATVFNYLSKCIMVKVTPAPSSDYTLKASADDQYSSCLCANGRKTFKWILTPSVLGVMNITVSAEAEASQTVCDNEIVSVPERGRIDTVTRSLLVQAEGTEKTETYSWLFCPKGDSLSEEVNLTLPKDVIEGSARSSVSVIGDILGRALRNLNGLLRMPYGCGEQNMAVLSPNIYILQYLENTEQLTSAIREKATGFLKSGYQRQLNYKHYDGSYSTFGYGDGNTWLTAFVLRSFGKAQKYIFIDPQIIQSAKDWLISRRDSDGCFMQQGRLFNNRMKGGVNDNVTMTAYITASLLELETPVTDPVVSKGLSCLRSIIENVENTYTTALLAYTFSLARDMDTQQQLFKKLEDVAISDGSHLHWSQSASADDSDSLEVEISSYVLLAVLTADSLTTADLGFANRIVSWLVKQQNAYGGFSSTQDTVVALQALSLYATKVFSSDGSSTVTVQSAGDTHLFDVNQDNKLLYQEKQLQNIPAKYSIEVKGSTCVSVQVAQFYNIPTPTEDKTLRIDAKLEGDCKTLGQTFILKFTVKYHGLQERTNMVIVDIKLLSGFTADTSMIQTSSGRYASLVERVDAKDDHVIMYLKEIPKNIPMNYQIQMKQVLPVKNLQPAVVKVYDYYQTSDQSETEYSFHCQ; via the exons ATGGATCTGAATGTTAGCTGCTGTTGGAAATGGCTCCTTCTGGTCTCTTTCCTCATTGTCAGTGTGAATGGACAAACATCAGGGCC ATATTTCATGGTGACGTTTCCTGCAGTGATCGAGTCGGGATCTGAGGCCAAACTGTGTGCAAGTCTTCTCAAGCCCAATGAAAGCCTTGTCATGAACATTTATCTGGTTCATGGTGACCAGAGCACTTTACTGCTACAGGAGAAAGCTGAAGAAGAGTTTCACAGATGCTTTAACTT TCAGGCTCCTCTGGTAAAAGCAGAATCAGTGCAGAGAATGAAGGTAGAACTTCACGGAGAGTCTTTCAAGATGACTGAAGAGAGAAAAGTCATGTTCAGACCTTACAATCCTCTGACCTTTATCCAGACTGATAAACCCATCTATAATCCAGGACAGACAG TGAGCTTCAGAGTTGTTACCGTGGATACAAACTTTGCACCACTTGATCAGCAG TATGGTTCAATCGTGCTTGAG GACAGTCAAGAGAACAGAATTGGTCAGTGGACAAATGTTTCTTCAACAAGGTGGATTTTGCAGCGTTCTTATGAATTAAACCCAGAGGCCCATCAAGGTGTGTACAGACTCAGGGCTTATATTGGTGAAAGGATGATCTCATATGAATTTGAGGTGAAAAAATACG TTTTGCCTAAGTTTGAAGTTACTGTGCAAAGTCCAGATAAAGTGAGTGTTGATGAAGAAGAACTGATCATTGAGGTTTGTGGAAA ATACACTTACGGGCAGCCTGTACCTGGTAAATCATGGGTGAAAGTGTGCCGTAATGTTCTGCACTACGTTCTTACCCTTGAAAGCAATACAATATGTTTAGAGGAAACCACTGAG ATAAAAAAGACAGGCTGTGCCATCCATACCTTAGATGCATCAGCCTTTTTCAACTCCACACTAAAGTATAATCTGCAGAATTCTCTTCAAGTTGAAGCAATGGTTACAGAAGAAGAAACAG AGATCaccatgaaaaaatataaatctgtGTCCCTGACTTTTGAAATTGGCAAAGTCACACTCATTGACCTGCCCAAAACATATGAACATGGATCAGTTATTGAAGGAAAA ATCAAACTCTCAAATTTCAAAGATGCACCAATTCAAAACAAAGTGGTTTATCTTTTTGAGGGTGAAACTTGGTCCTCAAAACTGCTCCTAAATCTCACAACAGACAGCGATGGATTCGCCAGTTTCTCTCTTAATACATCTAGTCTTCCTGAAAGGGATATTAATCTGATG gcAAGTGTGTATCCAGAGCTTCATCATTATGGTCACAAAACACCTTACATCTCTAAGGATAAAAAAACAGTTCAGCTTTTCCAGGCTGCCACTCCATACACCCCAACATTAAGTGAACTGATTATAGAGAATATTGAGCAACCATTACAGTGTGATGCTGAGTTTACATTAACcattaagtattattttattggaGAGACTGCTGAAGACTTCAAAACTGACATTGTTTATATG GTCTTGTCCAGAGGAGTGATCCTTCATCACGGATCTGAGAAGGTTGAAGTGAAGACATCTAATGGAGCAGGAAGTGGCACAGTGTCGTTCAAACTGTCTGTTGGTGCAGATCTGGCTCCTGCAGTGCAGATTCTGGCCTACTGTGTTCTGCCAAGTGAAAATGTTGCTGCTGGTAGCACAAAATTTgatgttgaaaaatgtttcagtaaCAAG GTTTCACTACAGTTTTCTCCTGCTAAAGCGGTTCCTGGTGAGAAAAACACTCTCCAGCTCTCAGCTCAGCCTGGTTCACTGTGCGGCCTCAGTGCTGTAGATCAGAGCGTCCTGATCATGGAGTCAGGAAAACGTCTGGATACTGAAAAG ATCTTTAACCTGCTTCCAGTGCAATCGGTGTCAGATTATCCTCAGGGTGTTGAAGATGAGCAGGAGTGTCTGCATGTGAGATCCCGTCGAGCTCTGTCAACAGACAACGCCTATGGATCCTTAAAG AGAGTTGGATTGAAGATGGCAACAAATTTGGCTGTGCCAATCCCTCAGTGTCTGTCATACAGAGGCCTGACTTATTTCAGATACCAAG tgtttcatcCTCCTGTTTCAATGCCAGTGGCAGTGATGTATTTACTAGCCGATGGTGATTTTGGTACATCTAGCAGAGATTCCCCAGCAGTGACGATACGGACAGTTTTTCCAGAAACATGGATCTGGGAACTTGCTGAAGTGGG GGACTCTGGATCAACTCAGGTTCCTGTCACGGTTCCTGACACAATCACCTCTTGGGAGACGGAGGCCTTCTGTCTGTCCTCCAAAGGTCTGggtctggctcctcctgctcagCTGACAGTTTTTCAGCCCTTCTTCCTGGAGCTCTCTCTGTCTTACTCCATCATCCGCGGGGAGATCtttgagctgaaggccactgtcttCAACTATCTGTCCAAGTGCATCATG gttaAAGTGACTCCAGCTCCTTCCTCAGACTACACTCTCAAAGCCTCTGCCGATGATCAGTATTCATCCTGTCTGTGTGCTAATGGAAGAAAAACCTTTAAATGGATCCTCACTCCTTCTGTTCTTG GAGTCATGAATATTACAGTCAGTGCAGAGGCAGAGGCATCCCAGACTGTGTGTGACAATGAGATTGTGAGCGTGCCAGAGAGAGGACGCATTGACACAGTCACACGAAGTCTGCTTGTGCAG GCTGAAGGAACTGAAAAGACAGAGACCTACAGCTGGTTATTCTGTCCAAAGG GCGACAGTCTCTCAGAGGAAGTGAATCTGACTCTTCCTAAAGATGTGATAGAGGGATCAGCCAGATCCTCTGTTTCAGTCATTG GAGACATATTGGGTCGTGCACTGAGGAATCTTAACGGATTATTACGGATGCCATACGGCTGTGGAGAACAAAACATGGCTGTTCTTTCTCCCAATATTTACATTCTGCAGTATCTGGAAAACACGGAGCAGCTCACCTCAGCCATCCGAGAGAAAGCCACCGGCTTCCTTAAGAGCG GATACCAGAGACAACTGAACTACAAGCATTATGATGGTTCATACAGCACATTTGGTTATGGTGATGGAAATACAtg GTTAACTGCCTTTGTCCTGAGGTCTTTTGGCAAAGCacagaaatacatatttattgaTCCACAAATTATTCAGAGCGCAAAGGATTGGTTAATAAGCAGACGGGACTCGGACGGCTGTTTTATGCAACAGGGAAGACTGTTCAACAACAGAATgaag ggtggagtaaatgataatgtGACCATGACTGCCTACATTACTGCATCATTGCTTGAACTGGAAACTCCAGTCACA GATCCTGTCGTCTCTAAAGGTTTGTCTTGCTTGAGGTCCATCATTGAAAATGTCGAAAACACTTACACCACTGCTCTGCTCGCCTACACTTTCAGTCTGGCTAGAGACATGGACACTCAACAGCAGCTTTTCAAGAAACTGGAGGATGTTGCTATTTCAGACG GGTCTCATCTCCACTGGTCTCAGTCTGCATCTGCTGATGACTCTGATTCTCTGGAAGTGGAGATCAGCTCATATGTGCTGCTAGCTGTTCTCACTGCAGATTCACTCACTACAGCTGATCTGGGCTTTGCTAACAGGATTGTCAGCTGGCTCGTGAAGCAGCAGAATGCCTATGGAGGATTCTCCTCCACACAG GACACAGTGGTGGCTCTTCAGGCTCTGTCTTTGTACGCCACTAAAGTGTTCAGCTCTGACGGCTCCAGCACAGTGACTGTACAGTCAGCAGGAGACACTCACCTCTTTGATGTCAATCAGGACAACAAGTTACTGTATCAGGAGAAGCAGCTGCAGAACATTCCAGCCAAATACAGCATTGAAGTGAAGGGCTCGACCTGTGTGTCTGTGCAG GTGGCTCAGTTCTACAACATTCCCACTCCCACTGAAGATAAAACATTGAGAATTGATGCTAAGCTTGAGGGAGACTGCAAAACATTGGGACAAACTTTCATCTTGAAATTCACTGTCAA ATATCATGGTCTACAGGAAAGGACTAACATGGTCATTGTGGATATTAAACTCTTGTCTGGATTCACGGCTGATACATCAATG ATCCAAACTTCTTCTGGAAGGTATGCATCACTTGTGGAGCGGGTCGATGCTAAAGATGATCATGTCATCATGTATTTGAAAGAG ATCCCAAAAAATATTCCAATGAATTACCAGATACAAAT